A single window of Archangium gephyra DNA harbors:
- a CDS encoding response regulator: MSVDTLGRPIEILLVEDNPGDVRLTIEALKEGKVRNRLSVARDGVEALAFLRREGSHASASRPDLILLDLNLPKKDGREVLAEIKEDSRLRRIPVVVLTTSKAEEDILRTYDLHANCYITKPVDLEQFISVVRSIDDFWLSVVRLPSLD, from the coding sequence ATGAGTGTCGACACCCTTGGACGGCCCATTGAAATCCTCCTGGTGGAGGACAACCCCGGCGACGTCCGCCTGACCATCGAGGCCCTCAAGGAGGGCAAGGTGCGCAACCGCCTCTCCGTCGCCCGTGATGGCGTGGAGGCGCTGGCGTTCCTGCGCCGCGAGGGCTCCCACGCCAGCGCGTCCCGGCCGGACCTCATCCTGCTGGACTTGAACCTGCCCAAGAAGGACGGGCGCGAGGTGCTGGCGGAGATCAAGGAGGACTCGCGGCTGCGCCGCATCCCCGTGGTGGTGCTGACCACGTCCAAGGCGGAGGAGGACATCCTGCGCACCTACGATCTGCACGCCAATTGCTACATCACCAAGCCGGTGGACCTGGAGCAGTTCATCTCCGTGGTGCGCTCCATCGACGACTTCTGGCTGTCGGTGGTGCGGCTGCCATCGCTGGATTGA